A window of the Haloarcula litorea genome harbors these coding sequences:
- a CDS encoding 2Fe-2S iron-sulfur cluster-binding protein — protein sequence MSSEHAHEDAPPLTEEIAPGTAADPAVGGTERATVTVDGTPVTVEAGATLLDAVEAVDTDEYVPALCSYDRQEIGPRSECRTCMVETEAEGIVPACSHPAEDGMSVSTDAEAAAQARDVNLDLVLSNHNLRCTTCGKNGRCELQDASIEQEVEEPRYGVLDERDEYEPLDDTSSFIQIDRNKCILCNRCVEACNDVQVEGVLRMEGSGQDTRIGFQSDAETMEDSTCVSCGHCATVCPTGSLVEKGIEDATTIPIPGFTQKNSVGKAIESSGETKGPMTPKKRDTDRREDPDAAASTPNAPSADDVATDGWAGFEGGEWP from the coding sequence ATGAGTTCAGAGCACGCACACGAGGACGCGCCACCACTGACCGAGGAGATCGCACCGGGCACCGCCGCCGACCCCGCCGTCGGCGGCACCGAGCGGGCGACCGTCACCGTCGACGGGACGCCCGTCACCGTCGAGGCGGGGGCGACCCTGCTCGACGCCGTCGAGGCCGTCGACACCGACGAGTACGTCCCGGCGCTGTGTAGCTACGACCGCCAGGAGATCGGCCCCCGCAGCGAGTGCCGCACCTGTATGGTCGAGACCGAGGCCGAGGGCATCGTCCCGGCCTGCAGCCACCCCGCCGAGGACGGGATGAGCGTCAGCACCGACGCCGAGGCCGCCGCCCAGGCCCGCGACGTCAACCTCGACCTGGTGCTGTCGAACCACAACCTCCGCTGTACCACCTGCGGGAAGAACGGCCGCTGCGAGCTCCAGGACGCCTCCATCGAACAGGAGGTCGAGGAGCCACGCTACGGCGTGCTCGACGAGCGCGACGAGTACGAACCGCTCGACGACACCTCCTCGTTCATCCAGATCGACCGCAACAAGTGCATCCTGTGCAATCGGTGTGTCGAGGCCTGCAACGACGTCCAGGTCGAGGGCGTCCTCCGGATGGAGGGGTCGGGCCAGGACACCCGCATCGGCTTCCAGAGCGACGCCGAGACGATGGAGGACTCGACGTGTGTCTCCTGTGGCCACTGCGCGACCGTCTGTCCGACCGGCTCGCTCGTCGAGAAGGGGATCGAGGACGCGACGACCATCCCCATCCCGGGGTTCACCCAGAAGAACAGCGTCGGCAAGGCCATCGAGAGCAGCGGCGAGACGAAGGGCCCGATGACCCCGAAGAAACGCGACACCGACCGGCGCGAGGACCCCGACGCGGCCGCGTCGACGCCCAACGCGCCAAGCGCCGACGACGTGGCGACGGACGGCTGGGCCGGCTTCGAGGGGGGTGAGTGGCCGTGA
- the fdhF gene encoding formate dehydrogenase subunit alpha: MQQAKQQALENVEHVAEGVAADTLSEGKLFEIAQSIGDKRLEELNVADTTCGYCAVGCRFDLYSDGEEILAARPTEAEDAPVNGISTCVKGKFGYDFVNSDDRLTSPLVRDEHGQFREATWDEALARVAEGLGDIKEEHGGEALSLIASSKATNEENYLMGKFARQVLGTNSVDNCNRLCHSSTVAGLAKTYGYGAASIKTDDLELADCILLTGSNTTEAHPVLATRIKQNVRDGADLLVFDPREIQIAEYADQYSQVKPGYDAVWINGITRYIINNDLYDEEFVAERTTGFEDVREAVQEFTPERVEEVTGVPHEEIASAAETIAAADSTVFGWTLGLTEHSHGTENVMAMANLAAVTGNLGKPGAGVSPFRGQNNVQGGGGDMGPLPDNFPGYQDIADDEIRAKFEDAWDCDISEEYGYYTTQMFLAADDDDIRGMYIIGENAALSEPGVNHAEDVLEDLEFLVVQDLFVNETAQYADVVLPACSFVEKTGTFTNTDRTVQMVKQVMEPKGDSRPDWEILQDLANRMGRDWDYDDTAEIMREVNSLTPLYGGVTHERVEANGGLQWPCWDEDHPGTERLYTEEFNTENGKANLQGIGYSEPAETPDDEYPYTLTTGRVLYQYHTGTMTHREEGIMKYTPSDFVEIHPETAESLGVESGDLVTLESRRGEIVVPAQVTDRVGPDNVFVPIHFAESAVNRLTDEEHLDPAAATPEFKVSAVSLRAAGPGAEPTVTPAETTMGDD, encoded by the coding sequence ATGCAGCAGGCCAAACAGCAGGCCCTCGAGAACGTCGAACACGTCGCCGAGGGGGTCGCCGCCGACACCCTCTCGGAGGGCAAGCTGTTCGAGATCGCCCAGTCCATCGGCGACAAGCGCCTCGAAGAGCTGAACGTCGCCGACACGACCTGTGGCTACTGTGCCGTCGGCTGCCGGTTCGACCTCTACTCGGACGGCGAAGAGATCCTCGCGGCCCGGCCGACCGAGGCGGAGGACGCCCCGGTCAACGGCATCTCCACCTGCGTCAAGGGGAAGTTCGGCTACGACTTCGTCAACTCAGACGACCGCCTCACCTCGCCGCTGGTGCGTGACGAACACGGCCAGTTCCGCGAGGCCACCTGGGACGAGGCCCTCGCTCGCGTGGCGGAGGGACTGGGCGACATCAAAGAGGAACACGGCGGCGAGGCGCTGTCGCTGATCGCCTCCTCGAAGGCGACCAACGAGGAGAACTACCTGATGGGCAAGTTCGCCCGCCAGGTGCTCGGGACCAACAGCGTCGACAACTGCAACCGCCTCTGTCACTCCTCGACGGTCGCCGGCCTCGCGAAGACCTACGGCTACGGCGCGGCCTCGATCAAGACCGACGACCTCGAACTGGCCGACTGCATCCTGCTGACCGGCTCGAACACGACCGAGGCCCACCCGGTGCTGGCGACCCGCATCAAGCAGAACGTCCGCGACGGCGCGGACCTGCTGGTGTTCGACCCCCGCGAGATCCAGATCGCCGAGTACGCCGACCAGTACAGCCAGGTCAAGCCCGGCTACGACGCCGTCTGGATCAACGGCATCACCCGCTACATCATCAACAACGACCTCTACGACGAGGAGTTCGTCGCCGAGCGGACCACGGGCTTCGAGGACGTGAGAGAGGCCGTCCAGGAGTTCACGCCCGAGCGCGTCGAGGAGGTCACGGGCGTCCCCCACGAGGAGATCGCCTCGGCCGCCGAGACGATCGCCGCCGCCGACAGCACCGTCTTCGGCTGGACGCTCGGCCTGACCGAGCACTCCCACGGCACGGAGAACGTGATGGCGATGGCGAACCTCGCCGCGGTGACCGGCAACCTCGGCAAGCCCGGCGCGGGCGTCTCCCCGTTCCGCGGCCAGAACAACGTCCAGGGCGGGGGCGGCGACATGGGCCCGCTCCCGGACAACTTCCCCGGCTACCAGGACATCGCCGACGACGAGATCCGCGCGAAGTTCGAAGACGCCTGGGACTGTGACATCTCCGAGGAGTACGGCTACTACACCACCCAGATGTTCCTCGCCGCCGACGACGACGACATCCGCGGGATGTACATCATCGGCGAGAACGCCGCCCTCTCGGAACCCGGCGTCAACCACGCCGAGGACGTGCTGGAGGACCTGGAGTTCCTCGTCGTGCAGGACCTCTTCGTCAACGAGACCGCACAGTACGCCGACGTGGTACTGCCGGCGTGCTCGTTCGTCGAGAAGACCGGCACCTTCACCAACACCGACCGGACCGTCCAGATGGTCAAGCAGGTGATGGAGCCCAAGGGCGACTCCCGGCCCGACTGGGAGATCCTCCAGGACCTCGCCAACCGGATGGGGCGGGACTGGGACTACGACGACACCGCCGAGATCATGCGGGAGGTCAACTCCCTGACGCCGCTGTACGGCGGCGTCACCCACGAGCGCGTCGAGGCCAACGGCGGCCTGCAGTGGCCCTGCTGGGACGAGGACCACCCCGGGACCGAACGGCTCTACACGGAGGAGTTCAACACCGAGAACGGGAAGGCGAACCTCCAGGGCATCGGCTACAGCGAACCCGCCGAGACGCCCGACGACGAGTACCCCTACACGCTGACCACGGGTCGGGTCCTCTACCAGTACCACACGGGGACGATGACCCACCGCGAGGAGGGCATCATGAAGTACACGCCCAGCGACTTCGTGGAGATCCACCCCGAGACCGCCGAGTCGCTCGGCGTCGAGAGCGGCGACCTCGTCACGCTGGAATCCCGGCGGGGCGAGATCGTCGTGCCGGCACAGGTGACCGACCGCGTGGGGCCGGACAACGTCTTCGTGCCGATCCACTTCGCCGAGAGCGCGGTCAACCGCCTGACCGACGAGGAGCACCTCGACCCGGCGGCGGCGACGCCGGAGTTCAAGGTCTCGGCGGTCAGCCTGCGGGCGGCCGGGCCGGGGGCCGAACCGACCGTGACGCCGGCCGAGACCACGATGGGGGACGACTGA
- a CDS encoding molybdopterin oxidoreductase family protein, with protein sequence MSDGPATVCPLCGVGCRLEPGEGSRARGVAGPANPEGRLCGQGVGAFDVGEERLTEPLVRRDGTLEPVDWSTALDRAADALGGVRETSGPDALAFLGAPHCTTEENYLLQKLARVLGTNNVDNRSRLCHSSTARTLSERLGWPATTNGLGDLGEADVIVVAGANPAERQPVAFNSFVRPAVADGTTLVHVDPVGNRTTRLADHHVAPRPGRDATVFDLLSARLLADGGVDRSFVADRTRGFDRFRESLADLDRAAATAAAGVDEDTLAAVADDLAAADRVAAMVGTGVEGGAADTPAALLDLLLATGSVGRPGTGLFVLRGLANEQGAADAGCVPDCLPGYQEVTDPDARERVAAEWGVSPPATPGMDARELLAAFGGDVRGALVVGENPAVSKRDREWLGERLAALDSLVVVDVMPTGTTEHADVVLPAAAGVEKAGTLTNLERRVQRFPRAREPPGDARPDLAVLSDLGGRLAGDAFDYDGPAEVFDELTRVAPTHAGVDYADLDAGGRQWPFDADGVLYRTTFATADGRAPFGTARPVPDRETRDGLHLVTGGRASEFADDAAAAVVRLAPDDAARRGIETGDDVVVGDGETTLSVTARVDEDTRPGTVYLPATVADPLLRSGGSTVRVRSPTVPSETG encoded by the coding sequence GTGAGCGACGGGCCGGCCACGGTCTGTCCGCTGTGTGGGGTGGGCTGTCGCCTCGAACCGGGCGAGGGCTCCCGCGCACGCGGCGTCGCCGGTCCCGCCAACCCGGAGGGCCGGCTCTGCGGGCAGGGGGTCGGTGCCTTCGACGTGGGCGAGGAGCGGCTGACCGAGCCGCTGGTCCGCCGCGACGGGACGCTCGAACCGGTCGACTGGTCGACGGCGCTGGACCGCGCCGCCGACGCGCTGGGCGGCGTCCGCGAGACCTCGGGGCCGGACGCGCTGGCGTTTCTGGGCGCGCCCCACTGTACCACCGAGGAGAACTACCTCCTCCAGAAGCTCGCCCGCGTCCTCGGCACCAACAACGTCGACAACCGTTCGCGGCTCTGTCACTCCTCGACCGCACGCACGCTCTCGGAACGGCTGGGCTGGCCGGCGACGACGAACGGCCTCGGCGACCTCGGCGAGGCGGACGTGATCGTCGTCGCGGGCGCGAACCCCGCCGAGCGCCAGCCGGTCGCGTTCAACAGTTTCGTCAGACCGGCGGTCGCCGACGGCACGACGCTGGTCCACGTCGATCCGGTCGGCAACCGGACGACCCGGCTGGCCGACCACCACGTCGCCCCGCGACCCGGCCGGGACGCGACGGTGTTCGACCTGCTGAGCGCGCGACTGTTGGCCGACGGCGGCGTCGACCGGTCGTTCGTCGCCGACCGGACCCGGGGGTTCGACCGGTTCCGCGAGTCGCTGGCGGACCTCGACCGAGCGGCGGCGACCGCGGCCGCCGGCGTCGACGAGGACACGCTGGCCGCGGTCGCGGACGACCTCGCCGCGGCCGACCGCGTCGCGGCGATGGTCGGGACCGGCGTCGAGGGCGGTGCGGCCGACACGCCGGCGGCGCTGCTTGACCTCCTCCTGGCGACCGGGAGCGTCGGCCGCCCCGGCACCGGCCTGTTCGTGCTCCGCGGGCTCGCGAACGAGCAGGGGGCGGCCGACGCGGGCTGTGTCCCCGACTGCCTTCCAGGGTACCAAGAGGTGACGGACCCCGACGCCCGCGAGCGGGTCGCAGCGGAGTGGGGGGTGTCGCCGCCCGCGACCCCCGGGATGGACGCGCGGGAGCTGCTCGCGGCGTTCGGCGGGGACGTCCGGGGCGCGCTCGTCGTCGGCGAGAACCCCGCCGTCTCGAAGCGCGACCGCGAGTGGCTGGGGGAGCGACTGGCCGCGCTGGACTCGCTCGTCGTCGTCGACGTGATGCCGACCGGGACCACCGAGCACGCCGACGTGGTCCTCCCGGCGGCGGCCGGCGTCGAGAAGGCGGGGACGCTCACGAACCTCGAACGCCGCGTCCAGCGGTTCCCTCGTGCGAGGGAGCCGCCCGGGGACGCCCGGCCGGACCTCGCGGTCCTCTCGGACCTTGGGGGCCGGCTGGCCGGCGACGCGTTCGACTACGACGGGCCGGCCGAGGTTTTCGACGAGTTGACGCGTGTCGCGCCGACCCACGCGGGCGTCGACTACGCCGACCTCGACGCCGGCGGCCGCCAGTGGCCCTTCGACGCCGACGGCGTGCTCTACCGGACGACGTTCGCGACGGCCGACGGGCGCGCGCCGTTCGGGACGGCCCGCCCGGTACCGGACCGCGAGACGCGGGACGGCCTCCACCTCGTCACGGGCGGCCGGGCGAGCGAGTTCGCCGACGACGCGGCGGCCGCGGTGGTCAGACTGGCCCCCGACGACGCGGCCCGGCGCGGCATCGAGACGGGCGACGACGTGGTGGTCGGCGACGGCGAGACGACGCTCTCGGTGACGGCGCGAGTCGACGAGGACACCCGGCCGGGGACGGTGTATCTCCCCGCGACGGTCGCCGATCCGCTGCTCCGCTCGGGCGGTTCGACGGTCCGCGTCCGGTCGCCCACGGTCCCGTCCGAGACCGGGTGA
- a CDS encoding bifunctional methylenetetrahydrofolate dehydrogenase/methenyltetrahydrofolate cyclohydrolase — translation MTRIIDGNEIADEIRADVKASVETLTDAGVQPGLATVLMSEDGASETYVSMKQEACEELGIAGHHHEIGPDEPADALFDRIDELNADPSVHGILVQMPVPSHVDKATVLERIDPEKDVDGFHPENVGRLVAGNARYKPCTPHGVQKILAAEGIDTEGKDAVVVGRSDIVGKPMANLLIQYGDGGNATTTVCHSRTEDLAEKTRQADILVAAAGVPEMIDGEMVKEGATVIDVGVNRVDADTEKGYELVGDVEFDSAKEKASAITPVPGGVGPLTIAMLMYNTVKAASVQSGVAVDLP, via the coding sequence ATGACCCGGATAATCGACGGCAACGAGATCGCGGACGAGATCAGAGCGGACGTGAAGGCGTCGGTCGAGACGCTGACGGACGCGGGGGTACAGCCCGGGCTCGCGACGGTGCTGATGAGCGAGGACGGCGCGAGCGAGACGTACGTCTCGATGAAACAGGAGGCCTGCGAGGAGCTTGGCATCGCGGGCCACCACCACGAGATCGGCCCGGACGAACCGGCCGACGCGCTGTTCGACCGGATCGACGAACTGAACGCCGACCCGTCCGTCCACGGCATCCTCGTCCAGATGCCGGTGCCCAGTCACGTCGACAAGGCGACCGTCCTCGAACGGATCGACCCGGAGAAGGACGTCGACGGCTTCCACCCGGAGAACGTCGGCCGCCTCGTCGCCGGGAACGCCCGCTACAAGCCCTGTACGCCCCACGGCGTCCAGAAGATCCTCGCCGCCGAGGGGATCGACACGGAGGGGAAAGACGCCGTCGTCGTCGGCCGGTCGGACATCGTCGGCAAGCCGATGGCGAACCTCCTCATCCAGTACGGCGACGGCGGCAACGCGACGACGACGGTGTGTCACTCCCGGACCGAGGACCTGGCCGAGAAGACCCGCCAGGCGGACATCCTCGTGGCCGCCGCCGGCGTCCCCGAGATGATCGACGGCGAGATGGTCAAGGAGGGCGCGACCGTGATCGACGTGGGCGTCAACCGGGTGGACGCGGACACCGAGAAGGGGTACGAACTCGTCGGCGACGTCGAGTTCGACAGCGCCAAGGAGAAGGCCAGTGCCATCACGCCGGTGCCGGGCGGCGTCGGCCCGCTCACCATCGCGATGCTGATGTACAACACCGTCAAGGCGGCGAGCGTCCAGTCCGGCGTCGCCGTCGACCTGCCCTGA
- the epsC gene encoding serine O-acetyltransferase EpsC, with translation MEYNYTGDAHRRLFESYAADEEPFPTQSPMEFPHREHGREEVDILRRVFFPTCWNAAALVRDELAVLDRLDDLGGLFYAGIRPYADGDPSETVATILDQLPEIRATLKRDVEAAYKGDPAAKTYLEIVRSYPGFLAILVQRVAHALYEADAGEYARELTEYAKTQTGIDIHPGAEIGDYFFVDHGTGVVIGETATVGDWVRIYQDVTLGALHFEEDEGDEHALKKGYKRHPDIGDHVVIGAGTKVLGAITVGDHVSIGANSWVTEDVPDDTQVYVSEHPTQERKRNDR, from the coding sequence ATGGAGTACAACTACACCGGGGACGCACACCGGCGACTGTTCGAGTCCTACGCGGCCGACGAGGAGCCGTTCCCGACCCAGTCACCGATGGAGTTCCCCCACCGGGAACACGGTCGCGAGGAGGTCGACATCCTGCGACGGGTGTTCTTCCCGACCTGCTGGAACGCCGCCGCGCTGGTCCGGGACGAACTCGCGGTGCTGGACCGGCTCGACGATCTCGGCGGCCTGTTCTACGCCGGGATCCGACCCTACGCCGACGGGGACCCCTCGGAGACGGTCGCGACCATCCTCGACCAGTTGCCGGAGATCCGGGCGACGCTGAAGCGGGACGTGGAGGCGGCCTACAAGGGCGACCCCGCCGCCAAGACCTACCTGGAGATCGTCCGCTCGTACCCCGGCTTCCTGGCGATCCTGGTCCAGCGCGTGGCCCACGCGCTCTACGAGGCCGACGCGGGCGAGTACGCCCGCGAGCTGACCGAGTACGCCAAGACACAGACCGGCATCGACATCCACCCCGGGGCGGAGATCGGCGACTACTTCTTCGTCGACCACGGCACCGGCGTCGTCATCGGCGAGACGGCGACGGTCGGCGACTGGGTCCGCATCTACCAGGACGTGACGCTGGGGGCGCTGCACTTCGAGGAGGACGAGGGCGACGAGCACGCGCTCAAGAAGGGGTACAAGCGCCACCCCGACATCGGCGACCACGTCGTCATCGGGGCCGGGACGAAGGTGCTGGGTGCCATCACCGTCGGCGACCACGTCAGCATCGGGGCCAACTCCTGGGTCACGGAGGACGTCCCGGACGACACGCAGGTGTACGTCAGCGAGCACCCGACACAGGAACGGAAGCGCAACGACCGGTAG
- a CDS encoding DUF1641 domain-containing protein, with amino-acid sequence MAEPQRSYPTTATNAEHEDATDREGRAALEEALSERGDELAALVRSSDELDDVLTTAILVAASADEDELEHVTDSAANLVEAADGLSTEGAAELATQLGEDADDLSESLATVVALQREGHVDDLATVATAFTESLSPEEVEELATMLEENGSDLVDALDVVLELQRSGDLAALVETAQTLSALELDEDAVEGMNSFVGAIGEAQRESEPVGLLGALSALRTRDARAGLGYLVTLLKAQGRRLRNR; translated from the coding sequence ATGGCGGAACCGCAGCGGTCCTACCCGACGACGGCGACGAACGCCGAGCACGAGGACGCCACCGACCGCGAGGGGCGGGCCGCCCTCGAGGAGGCCCTGTCCGAGCGGGGCGACGAGCTCGCGGCGCTGGTCCGGAGCAGCGACGAGCTCGACGACGTACTCACCACCGCGATCCTCGTCGCCGCCAGCGCCGACGAGGACGAACTCGAACACGTCACCGACTCGGCGGCGAACCTCGTCGAGGCCGCCGACGGGCTCTCGACGGAGGGGGCCGCGGAGCTGGCGACCCAGCTGGGGGAAGACGCGGACGACCTCTCGGAGTCGCTGGCGACGGTGGTCGCCCTCCAGCGGGAGGGCCACGTCGACGACCTGGCGACGGTGGCGACGGCGTTCACGGAGTCGCTGTCCCCCGAGGAGGTCGAGGAGCTGGCGACGATGCTGGAAGAGAACGGGAGCGACCTGGTCGACGCGCTGGACGTGGTGCTGGAACTCCAGCGGAGCGGCGACCTCGCGGCGCTGGTCGAGACCGCACAGACCCTCTCGGCGCTGGAGCTGGACGAGGATGCCGTCGAGGGAATGAACAGCTTCGTCGGGGCCATCGGGGAGGCCCAGCGGGAGTCCGAGCCGGTCGGACTGCTGGGTGCGCTCTCGGCGCTGCGGACGAGGGACGCGCGGGCGGGGCTGGGCTACCTCGTCACGCTGCTGAAGGCACAGGGCCGCCGCCTGCGGAACCGGTAG
- a CDS encoding NADH-ubiquinone oxidoreductase-F iron-sulfur binding region domain-containing protein yields the protein MTSIIAADGTTIRISGTGPPSDLLAVARESDVRAVAVGSTGVPALEPLVTVTNGGETAVHTDCSTAELDTVVASVSGGSDIRAAEPDAVVEHDPGTATLPPVDLPGLDVGRRRVLGAAGWRRPTDAADHEAAGGFDAPETTAVLDAGADLRGRGWGDLCQDEPLAPTWETTRDADGDPTVVVNAHGNPTDALLLASAPFDVLEGATAAAEAVGADGVIVYASTADERAVETVRAAAANYPDPPVAIDVVTGPAEHRAAEPTMALEAIEGNHRLEARIRPPGPESVGLHGQPTLVHTPRTLANLAVALREGEADTRTVTVEGDVAAPATVELAASDTLSTAVDAVDVDGEFKAACVGGRFGGLTADLDVAVGPAALSAADLGTEGVVQVLADDRCVLEFVGQRTQFAADENCGRCVPCREGTTQLAELLRDIYDGTYAPADIRELVRVMDGSSICAFGVEAGRPARTAVAEFEAELQAHADGDCPTDSCPQPAEVT from the coding sequence ATGACATCCATCATCGCAGCGGACGGAACGACGATACGGATCTCGGGGACGGGGCCGCCGTCGGACCTCCTCGCCGTCGCCAGGGAGTCGGACGTGCGGGCCGTCGCGGTCGGATCGACCGGGGTGCCGGCGCTCGAACCACTCGTGACGGTGACAAACGGCGGCGAGACCGCCGTCCACACCGACTGCTCGACCGCCGAGCTCGACACCGTCGTCGCGAGCGTCTCCGGCGGGTCGGACATCCGGGCGGCGGAGCCGGACGCCGTCGTCGAACACGACCCCGGGACGGCGACGCTCCCGCCCGTCGACCTCCCGGGTCTCGACGTCGGCCGCCGGCGCGTCCTCGGGGCCGCCGGCTGGCGTCGGCCGACCGACGCCGCCGACCACGAGGCCGCCGGCGGGTTCGACGCGCCGGAGACGACGGCGGTGCTGGACGCCGGGGCGGACCTCCGGGGCCGCGGCTGGGGGGACCTCTGCCAGGACGAGCCGCTCGCGCCGACCTGGGAGACCACCCGCGACGCCGACGGCGACCCCACAGTCGTCGTGAACGCCCACGGCAACCCCACCGACGCGCTCCTCCTGGCCAGCGCCCCCTTCGACGTACTGGAGGGCGCGACCGCCGCCGCCGAGGCCGTCGGGGCCGACGGCGTCATCGTCTACGCCTCGACCGCCGACGAACGGGCCGTCGAGACCGTCCGGGCGGCCGCCGCGAACTACCCGGACCCGCCGGTCGCGATCGACGTCGTCACCGGCCCCGCCGAGCACCGCGCCGCCGAGCCGACGATGGCCCTGGAGGCCATCGAGGGCAACCACCGGCTCGAAGCGCGCATCCGACCGCCCGGGCCCGAGTCCGTCGGCCTCCACGGCCAGCCCACGCTCGTCCACACGCCCCGGACGCTCGCCAACCTCGCGGTCGCGCTCCGCGAGGGCGAGGCGGACACCCGGACGGTGACCGTCGAGGGCGACGTGGCCGCGCCGGCGACGGTCGAACTGGCGGCGTCGGACACGCTGTCGACCGCGGTCGACGCCGTCGACGTCGACGGCGAGTTCAAGGCCGCCTGCGTCGGCGGCCGCTTCGGCGGACTGACCGCCGACCTCGATGTCGCGGTCGGCCCGGCGGCGCTCTCGGCGGCCGACCTGGGCACCGAGGGGGTCGTCCAGGTGCTGGCCGACGACCGCTGTGTCCTGGAGTTCGTCGGCCAGCGCACGCAGTTCGCCGCCGACGAGAACTGCGGCCGGTGTGTCCCCTGCCGCGAGGGGACCACCCAGCTCGCCGAGCTGTTGCGGGACATCTACGACGGCACGTACGCCCCCGCGGACATCCGGGAGCTGGTCCGGGTGATGGACGGGTCGAGCATCTGCGCGTTCGGCGTCGAGGCCGGCCGCCCCGCCCGGACCGCCGTCGCGGAGTTCGAAGCGGAGCTACAGGCCCACGCGGACGGGGACTGTCCGACCGACAGCTGCCCCCAGCCAGCAGAGGTGACATGA